The following are encoded in a window of Roseimaritima ulvae genomic DNA:
- a CDS encoding glycosyltransferase family 4 protein has protein sequence MRVAHVITRMIVGGAQENTLLSCQGLMRDFGDDVVLITGPSLGPEGGLLNQGRAGELPVVELPQLRRAIHPLRDPQALRAITGQLRRFQPDVVHTHSAKGGILGRQAAWSLKVPAIVHTVHGAPFHAYQNAAVRWFYQRCERRAAGQCHRLVSVADAMTDLMVAGGVAAREKFVTVYSGMDVEPFLAANQQRAAMRQQLGFTPDDVVIGKIARLYHLKGHADLIRAAAAVVAASPRVKFLLIGDGILRASLEQQIERAGLGDRFVFTGLVPPREIPGLLGAMDLLVHTSYREGLARALPQALIAGKPVVSYDVDGAREVVIDDETGYLVQPGDTATLGERLSQLAADAELRQRLGGTGRERFTDQFRTQTMTRRLREIYQEILGK, from the coding sequence ATGCGTGTGGCTCATGTGATTACTCGAATGATCGTTGGCGGGGCGCAGGAGAATACGCTGCTCAGCTGCCAAGGACTGATGCGTGATTTCGGTGACGACGTGGTGCTGATCACGGGGCCTTCGCTCGGACCCGAAGGCGGCTTGTTGAACCAGGGGAGGGCAGGGGAGTTGCCGGTGGTGGAGCTGCCCCAATTGCGGCGCGCGATCCATCCGCTGCGCGACCCGCAGGCGCTCCGCGCGATCACCGGCCAGCTGCGTCGCTTCCAACCCGACGTCGTGCATACCCATAGCGCCAAGGGCGGCATCCTGGGGCGTCAGGCGGCCTGGTCGCTGAAGGTTCCTGCCATCGTACACACCGTGCATGGGGCGCCCTTTCACGCTTACCAAAACGCGGCCGTGCGGTGGTTCTACCAACGTTGTGAACGCCGCGCGGCGGGGCAGTGCCACCGCTTGGTTTCGGTCGCCGATGCGATGACCGATCTGATGGTTGCTGGCGGCGTCGCTGCCCGAGAGAAATTTGTCACCGTTTACAGCGGTATGGATGTGGAACCCTTTCTGGCGGCTAATCAGCAGCGAGCGGCGATGCGACAGCAGTTGGGCTTTACCCCCGATGACGTGGTGATCGGCAAGATCGCTCGACTGTACCACCTCAAGGGTCACGCCGATCTGATCCGCGCGGCCGCCGCCGTGGTGGCGGCTTCCCCCCGCGTGAAATTTCTGCTCATCGGCGACGGGATCCTGCGAGCGTCGCTGGAGCAGCAGATCGAGCGGGCCGGGCTGGGCGATCGGTTTGTGTTCACCGGGCTGGTCCCGCCTCGCGAGATCCCAGGGTTGCTCGGCGCGATGGATCTGCTGGTCCACACCTCCTACCGCGAAGGCTTGGCACGAGCCCTGCCGCAGGCCCTGATCGCCGGAAAACCGGTCGTCAGCTACGACGTCGACGGCGCCCGGGAGGTGGTCATCGACGACGAGACCGGCTACCTCGTCCAGCCCGGCGATACGGCCACGCTGGGCGAGCGGCTCAGTCAGCTGGCGGCCGATGCCGAATTGCGGCAGCGGCTGGGGGGGACCGGCCGGGAACGATTCACCGACCAATTCCGCACGCAAACCATGACCCGGCGGCTGCGCGAGATCTATCAAGAGATCCTGGGCAAATAA
- the truA gene encoding tRNA pseudouridine(38-40) synthase TruA: MRVLRTFKLQIAYDGTDYAGWQIQPNQPTIQSQLEKALRQLTGQRLAVVGSGRTDSGVHAIAQVGSLTTDTWRAPADALMRAMNTKLPADIAITGAWEMPLNFHAIRDAVGKRYRYQWQLGGVRDAFEYRYRLHVQGAVDVEAMRAAAKKFVGKHDFASFQATGSVRKTTVRDVRAVDIIDDGPLRGRAGGQAWAIEIEADGFLYNMVRNIVGTLLEVGRGKQSPEWIEHLLAVGDRDQAGPTAPPQGLFLARVDYDVQPLGEES, from the coding sequence GTGCGTGTGTTACGAACCTTTAAGTTGCAGATTGCCTATGATGGCACCGACTATGCAGGTTGGCAAATCCAACCCAACCAACCGACCATCCAAAGTCAGTTGGAAAAGGCACTGCGGCAATTGACCGGGCAACGCTTGGCCGTGGTGGGCAGCGGACGGACGGATTCGGGGGTGCACGCCATCGCTCAGGTGGGAAGTCTGACCACCGACACCTGGCGAGCGCCGGCCGACGCGTTGATGCGGGCCATGAATACCAAACTGCCCGCCGATATCGCCATCACTGGGGCCTGGGAGATGCCGCTGAACTTTCACGCCATCCGCGACGCGGTGGGCAAACGGTATCGGTACCAGTGGCAGCTGGGCGGTGTGCGGGATGCCTTCGAGTATCGCTATCGCCTGCATGTGCAGGGGGCGGTGGACGTGGAAGCGATGCGAGCGGCGGCAAAAAAGTTTGTGGGAAAACATGATTTCGCCAGCTTCCAAGCCACCGGCAGCGTCCGCAAAACCACGGTCCGCGACGTGCGAGCGGTGGATATCATCGACGACGGGCCGCTGCGGGGCAGGGCAGGGGGGCAGGCATGGGCGATCGAGATCGAAGCCGATGGGTTCCTGTACAACATGGTCCGCAACATCGTGGGCACGCTGTTGGAAGTTGGTCGCGGCAAGCAGTCGCCGGAATGGATCGAGCATCTACTCGCCGTCGGCGACCGCGATCAAGCCGGCCCGACCGCACCGCCGCAGGGGCTGTTCCTGGCCCGCGTCGATTACGACGTCCAACCGCTCGGTGAGGAATCGTAG
- a CDS encoding prolyl oligopeptidase family serine peptidase: MREIVAFSLITFCLAILPAAAQAPPATSKSPVTDIYHGESVVEDYRWLEDADSPAVEQWTAAQKQYARQTLDNLPHADAIRKQVTEILSAKTVSYSSVTYRQGRFFAVKQQPPKQQPFIVLIDALDALDAARTVVDPNELDPSGSTSIDWYKVSPDGKLIAVSLSAGGSETGDLHVFDVASGKQVEAKIAGVNSGTAGGSLAWWPDSDGFFYTRHFKVDPQDPQNHSVYQQVYRHRLGTSIEDDRYELGKGFPQIAEIQLTVDNPTGRLLATVQKGDGGNFAHYLREPDGNWRSFSVFGDGVKQAVFGHQDDLWVVTLRDAPRGRIVRVPIATLDVQAAATVIAQSEDTIVTGGVPFWGQTTVLPTADRLYVVYQLGGPSELRCFNYDGQALPAPRQLEVSAIHQLLATGEHSILFGNASFTQPNTYYRYDAATDQTTATALGTTSPTRLDDVRVLRRFATSKDGTQIPMNIMLPAGVEPDGNTPCVVYGYGGYGINLEPSFKPLNRILMDRKVIYVVTNLRGGNEYGEQWHLRGNLLNKQNVFDDFAACVQNMTELGYTRPAKTAIMGGSNGGLLMGATLTQHPAIAKAVVSLVGIYDMLRVELSPNGAFNVPEFGSVKDPQQFAALRAYSPYHNVVDGVPYPAVLFITGENDPRVDPMQSRKMTARLQAATSSDEPILLRTSANAGHGRGNSLSHQIEQAVDTYAFLFDELGVR, encoded by the coding sequence ATGCGAGAAATCGTTGCGTTTTCACTCATAACGTTTTGTCTGGCCATCCTGCCCGCGGCGGCTCAAGCCCCACCGGCGACCTCCAAGTCGCCCGTGACGGACATCTATCACGGTGAATCGGTGGTGGAAGACTACCGCTGGTTGGAAGACGCCGACAGTCCGGCCGTCGAGCAATGGACGGCCGCCCAGAAACAGTACGCTCGACAAACGCTGGACAACTTACCCCACGCCGATGCGATTCGGAAACAGGTCACCGAAATCCTCAGCGCCAAAACGGTCAGCTACTCGTCCGTCACTTATCGCCAAGGTCGTTTCTTTGCCGTCAAACAACAGCCTCCCAAACAGCAGCCCTTTATTGTGCTCATCGATGCGTTGGATGCGCTGGACGCGGCCCGCACGGTGGTCGACCCCAACGAACTGGACCCCAGCGGCAGCACTTCGATCGATTGGTACAAGGTGTCTCCAGACGGCAAGCTGATCGCCGTTTCGCTGTCCGCCGGGGGCAGCGAAACCGGCGACCTGCACGTGTTCGACGTGGCTTCGGGCAAACAGGTGGAAGCCAAGATCGCCGGCGTCAACAGCGGCACCGCCGGCGGTTCGCTGGCCTGGTGGCCCGACAGCGACGGCTTCTTCTACACCCGACACTTCAAGGTCGATCCCCAGGACCCGCAGAACCATAGCGTCTATCAACAAGTTTACCGTCATCGCTTGGGCACCTCGATCGAAGACGACCGTTACGAACTGGGCAAAGGCTTTCCGCAGATCGCCGAAATCCAGTTAACGGTCGACAATCCAACGGGCCGGTTGCTGGCCACGGTTCAAAAAGGGGATGGGGGTAATTTTGCTCACTACCTCCGCGAACCCGATGGCAACTGGCGTTCGTTCAGCGTTTTCGGAGACGGGGTTAAACAGGCCGTGTTCGGCCACCAAGACGACCTCTGGGTGGTGACGCTTCGCGACGCACCGCGAGGCCGCATCGTCCGCGTCCCCATCGCCACGCTGGACGTGCAAGCCGCAGCGACCGTGATCGCCCAAAGCGAAGACACGATCGTCACCGGCGGCGTTCCGTTTTGGGGGCAGACCACCGTGTTACCCACCGCCGACCGGCTGTACGTCGTCTATCAATTGGGCGGTCCCAGTGAACTACGCTGCTTCAATTACGACGGCCAGGCCCTGCCCGCTCCGCGGCAACTGGAAGTCTCAGCAATCCACCAACTGCTGGCGACTGGCGAGCATTCGATTCTGTTCGGCAACGCCTCCTTCACGCAGCCCAACACCTACTACCGCTATGACGCGGCGACGGATCAGACCACGGCCACGGCACTGGGAACCACGTCGCCCACTCGCCTGGACGACGTCCGCGTGCTGCGCCGCTTTGCGACCTCCAAAGACGGCACCCAGATTCCCATGAACATCATGCTGCCGGCCGGCGTCGAGCCCGACGGCAACACGCCCTGTGTGGTGTATGGTTACGGCGGGTACGGCATCAACCTGGAGCCCAGTTTCAAACCATTAAATCGAATCCTGATGGATCGCAAAGTCATTTATGTGGTCACCAATTTGCGCGGGGGTAATGAATACGGCGAGCAATGGCATCTGCGGGGTAACCTGTTGAACAAGCAAAACGTGTTCGACGACTTTGCCGCTTGCGTGCAGAACATGACCGAGCTCGGCTACACGCGTCCGGCCAAGACCGCCATCATGGGTGGCAGCAACGGCGGCTTGCTGATGGGCGCGACGCTGACGCAGCATCCAGCCATCGCCAAAGCCGTGGTATCGCTGGTGGGCATCTACGACATGTTGCGGGTCGAACTGTCACCCAACGGAGCGTTTAACGTGCCCGAGTTTGGTTCGGTCAAAGACCCACAGCAGTTTGCGGCGCTGCGAGCTTATTCGCCCTACCACAACGTCGTCGACGGGGTGCCCTACCCTGCTGTGCTGTTCATCACCGGCGAAAACGATCCGCGGGTCGACCCCATGCAGAGTCGCAAGATGACGGCCAGACTGCAAGCGGCCACCTCCTCAGACGAACCCATTCTGTTGCGAACCAGTGCCAATGCCGGCCACGGCCGCGGCAACTCGCTCAGTCATCAGATCGAACAAGCCGTCGACACTTACGCGTTTCTGTTTGACGAATTGGGCGTCCGCTAG
- a CDS encoding CAP domain-containing protein translates to MLAGDVGSLDITPHSQLLIELINRARENPVAEANRYGIGLNDDVPAESTISSDAKQPLAPHQALVDAAMAHSLDMLERDFFAHDTPAPNSTSPSDRAMAAGYPVGAGENIGWGGTTGSVDQIAHVYTRHERLFLSVGHRINMLYGSYREVGTGVQYGVYTAYNSTLGRNVDYNSSMATEMFGSRGGSNYFITGVAFDDSVTDDAFYTIGEAEGGLTVRAESSTGSVYETITADAGGYTLEVPEGTYTVTFVDPSTSNYVSFESIIVSGENEKVDLDTSISVWTTAAPTITTEVQLDRDLELGYSGSDSLNWGGWQEKWIYSATGDWYFITPSGDFYQWDSSNFEASPLVATLSTSNYADTSNLHSAYDRVAAEYADADTLVPRSSAVALDNRYALSISEHGDYANYLGLNERWLEADNSAWYVVRPNGDFYQWTGGSNLVWLARVDAGFHADLHTLAYASSVTSEIVSIDQTLALTTHTNNSLNWGGLNEKWILSQSNQWYYITPAGGLYQWNGGSVNNRTLIDTVDEVFYSYTDLLTDAYA, encoded by the coding sequence ATGCTAGCAGGCGATGTAGGCAGCTTGGACATCACGCCTCATTCTCAGCTTTTGATTGAGTTGATCAATCGAGCCCGCGAAAACCCGGTTGCGGAAGCCAACCGCTACGGGATCGGCCTAAACGACGACGTCCCAGCCGAAAGCACGATTTCGAGCGACGCCAAACAACCCCTGGCGCCTCACCAGGCACTTGTGGACGCAGCGATGGCCCATTCGTTGGACATGCTCGAACGCGACTTTTTTGCACATGACACGCCTGCCCCCAATAGCACCTCCCCATCGGATCGAGCGATGGCCGCTGGATATCCCGTGGGTGCCGGAGAAAACATAGGTTGGGGCGGTACCACGGGCAGCGTCGACCAAATTGCTCACGTTTACACCCGTCACGAACGTCTGTTCTTGAGCGTGGGACATCGCATCAACATGTTGTACGGCTCCTACCGCGAAGTCGGCACGGGCGTGCAGTACGGTGTCTACACGGCCTACAACTCCACGCTCGGGCGAAACGTCGACTACAACTCCAGCATGGCGACGGAGATGTTTGGCAGTCGCGGAGGCAGCAACTATTTCATCACCGGTGTCGCCTTTGACGACAGCGTGACAGACGACGCTTTTTATACGATTGGCGAAGCCGAAGGCGGCTTAACGGTCCGCGCTGAAAGCAGCACGGGCAGCGTTTATGAAACCATCACCGCCGACGCGGGGGGATACACCTTGGAGGTGCCCGAAGGGACGTATACGGTCACGTTCGTCGACCCCAGCACGTCCAACTATGTGTCGTTTGAATCGATTATTGTCAGCGGCGAAAACGAAAAGGTCGACCTCGACACATCGATTTCCGTCTGGACGACGGCGGCACCCACAATCACAACGGAAGTCCAGCTCGACCGAGACCTAGAGCTAGGGTACAGCGGTAGCGACAGCTTGAACTGGGGCGGTTGGCAAGAGAAATGGATCTACAGTGCAACCGGAGACTGGTACTTTATCACGCCCAGCGGCGACTTTTACCAGTGGGACTCAAGCAATTTCGAAGCCAGTCCACTGGTGGCAACCCTATCCACATCCAACTACGCAGACACCAGCAATCTGCACAGTGCGTATGATCGGGTGGCCGCCGAATATGCCGATGCCGATACGCTCGTACCGCGCAGCAGTGCCGTAGCACTGGACAATCGCTACGCACTGTCGATCAGCGAGCATGGTGATTACGCCAACTACCTAGGGCTCAATGAAAGATGGCTGGAGGCCGACAACAGCGCTTGGTACGTTGTCCGGCCCAATGGGGATTTCTACCAATGGACCGGTGGCAGCAATCTTGTGTGGCTAGCGCGAGTCGATGCGGGCTTTCATGCCGATCTGCATACCCTTGCCTACGCTTCCTCAGTCACCAGCGAAATCGTATCGATCGACCAAACTCTCGCCTTAACCACCCACACCAATAATTCCCTAAATTGGGGCGGCCTGAATGAAAAATGGATTCTTTCACAATCCAACCAATGGTACTACATCACGCCGGCTGGAGGCCTCTACCAATGGAACGGTGGATCAGTGAACAACCGCACCCTGATCGATACCGTGGATGAAGTCTTCTACAGCTATACCGATCTGCTAACCGACGCCTACGCTTAG
- a CDS encoding transketolase family protein translates to MRDQFIATLTEMAEADDSVVLITGDLGFGVLNDFAKRFPKQYINAGVAEQNMTGIASGMALEGYKVYTYSIANFVFMRCLEQIRNDAAYHDANVNVVSVGGGFSYGALGISHHATEDLAIMRTIPGATVFCPSDTWETDAVTRASAASKGVSYLRLDKSVASTPETSEPFAVGRARLIQEGSDVTFVAAGGILQEVLDAANQLRQHGVSAAVMSLPTIKPLDENALRAAARKTKAMVCVEEHTVLGGIGSAVAEVLLSGPDRPEHFLRIGLEDQFSSVVGSQAYLRAHYGLNCPAILDRTLKLLGRAARPAVAA, encoded by the coding sequence ATGCGCGACCAATTTATTGCAACCTTGACCGAAATGGCTGAAGCCGATGATTCGGTGGTTTTGATTACCGGAGACTTAGGCTTCGGCGTTTTAAACGATTTCGCAAAACGATTTCCCAAGCAGTATATTAATGCCGGGGTTGCTGAGCAGAATATGACGGGCATCGCCAGCGGTATGGCTTTGGAAGGTTATAAAGTCTACACCTACTCGATTGCCAACTTTGTGTTCATGCGGTGCCTGGAGCAGATCCGTAATGACGCCGCCTATCACGACGCAAATGTGAATGTCGTTTCCGTGGGGGGCGGATTCAGCTACGGTGCTTTGGGGATTTCGCATCACGCTACAGAAGATCTGGCGATTATGCGAACGATTCCCGGGGCGACCGTGTTTTGTCCCTCGGATACCTGGGAAACCGACGCCGTTACCCGCGCATCGGCCGCATCCAAGGGCGTCAGCTACTTGCGGCTCGACAAATCGGTGGCTTCCACACCTGAGACTTCCGAACCGTTTGCCGTAGGCCGCGCACGATTGATTCAAGAGGGGTCAGACGTAACGTTCGTCGCGGCGGGAGGGATTCTGCAAGAAGTCCTCGACGCGGCAAACCAACTGCGACAGCATGGCGTAAGTGCTGCTGTAATGTCCTTACCGACCATCAAGCCGCTTGACGAAAATGCACTGCGAGCGGCGGCACGCAAGACAAAAGCAATGGTTTGCGTCGAAGAACACACGGTACTCGGAGGCATCGGTTCCGCCGTCGCTGAGGTTCTGCTGAGTGGCCCTGATCGGCCGGAGCATTTCTTGCGTATCGGGCTGGAAGACCAATTTTCCTCCGTGGTGGGTAGCCAGGCTTACTTGCGAGCCCATTACGGCTTGAACTGCCCCGCGATTCTTGATCGTACGCTGAAGTTGCTAGGTCGAGCGGCACGACCCGCTGTCGCCGCTTAG
- a CDS encoding transketolase, giving the protein MTDLAELARRIRIHTLEMTSRGGSSHIGSALSMADIMAVLYGQVLNVDPDNPQWPDRDRFILSKGHAGAGVYAALAERGFFSVEQLKTHYQDGSQLSGHVSHKGIPGVEFSTGSLGHGLPVGVGMAKAAKLQQRTHRVFVLLSDGECDEGSNWEAILFASHHKLNNLVAIIDYNKIQSLAPVEETLGLEPFRSKWESFGWHVSEVDGHCHASLTDALAGTEDIEGPRVVVAHTTKGKGVSFMENSVLWHYRTARDAEFDAAMNELKHSA; this is encoded by the coding sequence ATGACCGATCTTGCAGAACTTGCGCGACGTATTCGTATCCATACGCTCGAAATGACCAGTCGAGGTGGCAGTTCGCATATTGGTTCGGCGCTGTCGATGGCGGATATTATGGCGGTGCTCTATGGGCAAGTGCTGAACGTGGACCCTGATAATCCGCAATGGCCAGATCGCGATCGGTTTATCCTCAGTAAAGGACATGCCGGAGCCGGGGTTTATGCGGCTCTAGCCGAGCGTGGTTTCTTTTCGGTCGAGCAATTAAAGACCCACTATCAGGATGGCAGCCAGCTGAGCGGGCATGTGTCCCACAAAGGGATTCCCGGAGTCGAGTTTTCCACCGGCAGCCTGGGGCATGGTTTGCCCGTCGGGGTTGGGATGGCAAAAGCCGCCAAATTGCAACAACGAACGCATCGCGTGTTTGTCTTGCTTAGCGATGGCGAGTGTGATGAAGGTTCAAACTGGGAAGCGATTCTGTTCGCTTCGCATCACAAGTTGAATAACCTTGTGGCTATCATCGACTACAACAAAATTCAGAGTCTGGCACCCGTTGAAGAAACGCTGGGGCTGGAACCATTCCGTTCGAAATGGGAGAGCTTTGGTTGGCATGTCAGCGAAGTCGATGGCCACTGTCATGCTTCTCTGACCGACGCGCTGGCTGGAACAGAAGACATCGAAGGGCCCCGTGTGGTAGTGGCGCATACGACCAAAGGCAAAGGAGTTTCTTTCATGGAGAACTCCGTGTTATGGCATTACCGCACCGCACGCGATGCCGAGTTTGACGCGGCGATGAACGAACTAAAGCATTCAGCCTAA
- a CDS encoding TylF/MycF/NovP-related O-methyltransferase: protein MATASTTRNFRTESELQVGPAIADIFDRCTDSTEHKIENFPKYARRQHLKRFLAHYEIFQKVLHVKGSIIECGVFRGFGFMSWAKLSTILEPENLTRRIYGFDSFSGFPSIAPKDQNAHGEQVIAMPQTGDLEANSKDELEDLIEQYDKDRFLGHIDKAHLIAGDACESIPKFVQEHPHLVVSLLFLDFDLYEPTKVAIEQFLPRMPKGSIIAFDELDNPIWPGETQAILDTIGMNNIEIQRLPWDPFIGFAVL, encoded by the coding sequence ATGGCGACCGCCAGCACTACTAGAAACTTTCGTACGGAATCCGAATTGCAGGTCGGGCCGGCCATTGCGGATATTTTTGATCGTTGTACGGACTCCACTGAGCACAAGATTGAGAATTTCCCGAAGTACGCGCGGCGTCAGCACCTCAAGCGGTTCCTGGCTCACTACGAGATCTTCCAGAAGGTATTGCACGTAAAGGGGTCGATTATCGAATGTGGTGTCTTTCGCGGTTTTGGCTTTATGAGCTGGGCGAAGTTGAGCACCATCTTGGAGCCCGAGAATTTGACACGTCGGATCTACGGGTTTGACTCCTTCAGCGGCTTTCCCTCGATTGCCCCTAAAGACCAAAATGCTCATGGCGAGCAAGTTATTGCGATGCCGCAAACGGGTGACCTGGAAGCGAACAGCAAAGACGAGTTGGAAGATCTAATCGAGCAATACGACAAAGATCGCTTTCTTGGTCATATCGATAAGGCCCACCTGATCGCCGGCGATGCCTGTGAGTCGATTCCCAAATTTGTCCAAGAACACCCCCACTTGGTCGTCAGCCTGTTGTTCTTGGACTTTGATTTGTACGAGCCGACGAAGGTGGCGATCGAGCAATTCTTGCCGCGGATGCCCAAGGGCAGCATCATCGCTTTTGATGAACTGGACAATCCAATTTGGCCCGGCGAAACCCAAGCGATTCTCGACACGATTGGCATGAATAACATCGAAATTCAACGACTTCCCTGGGATCCGTTTATCGGATTCGCTGTCCTCTGA
- a CDS encoding DegT/DnrJ/EryC1/StrS family aminotransferase: MSSSNRTVPFFNYPSLFVEEEAKMVEIFTDVCRRGAFIQQRDLEEFEQRLGEYVGAKHVLGIANATDALHLALRAVGIEAGDEVIFCSHTMVATAASIHYAGGVPVPCECGPDHLMDPASAEAAVTSRTKAIMPTQLNGRTADMDAIQAIADKHGLMILEDSAQALGSKFKAQCAGTFGKAGCISFYPAKTLGCFGDGGCVFTNDDEVYHNLCLLRDHGRDAEGEVRLWGLNSRLDNLQAAILNHKFKSYDQAIARRREIASQYQERLGAISTLVLPPAPDSDDRHFDIFQNYELEAEHRDQLRSHLTDRGIGTLIQWGGKAVHQFKDLGLTQSLPYTDQLFKRLLMLPLNTTLTAEDVDYICDCIEQFYDSKTTQHAA, encoded by the coding sequence ATGAGCAGCTCGAACAGAACCGTTCCGTTTTTTAACTATCCATCGCTCTTTGTTGAAGAAGAGGCCAAGATGGTAGAAATCTTTACGGATGTGTGCCGGCGTGGCGCGTTCATTCAGCAACGCGACCTCGAAGAGTTCGAGCAACGCTTGGGCGAATACGTGGGAGCCAAACATGTGTTGGGGATTGCCAACGCCACCGACGCGTTGCATCTCGCGCTGCGTGCTGTGGGGATCGAAGCAGGCGACGAAGTGATCTTTTGTTCGCACACGATGGTGGCGACGGCCGCATCGATTCATTACGCCGGTGGGGTTCCCGTTCCTTGTGAGTGTGGTCCCGACCATTTGATGGATCCCGCCTCTGCGGAAGCCGCCGTGACCTCGCGGACCAAAGCCATCATGCCGACGCAGTTGAATGGTCGGACGGCCGATATGGATGCGATTCAGGCCATCGCGGATAAACACGGGCTCATGATCTTGGAAGACTCGGCACAAGCCTTAGGGTCGAAATTCAAGGCACAGTGTGCCGGTACGTTTGGCAAGGCTGGCTGCATCAGTTTCTATCCTGCGAAAACACTCGGTTGTTTTGGCGACGGCGGTTGCGTGTTCACCAATGATGACGAGGTCTATCACAATCTGTGTTTGCTGCGGGATCACGGTCGCGATGCCGAAGGCGAAGTCCGCCTGTGGGGACTCAATTCGCGTTTGGACAATCTTCAAGCCGCCATTTTGAATCATAAGTTTAAGTCCTATGATCAGGCCATTGCGCGGCGTCGTGAAATCGCATCGCAGTATCAAGAGCGATTGGGAGCGATCTCAACGTTGGTGTTGCCACCGGCGCCAGATTCGGACGATCGACATTTTGATATCTTTCAGAATTACGAATTAGAAGCCGAGCATCGCGATCAGCTGCGTAGTCATTTAACGGATCGTGGTATCGGTACTTTGATTCAATGGGGCGGCAAAGCGGTCCATCAATTCAAAGACTTAGGTCTGACCCAGTCGTTACCATACACTGATCAACTGTTTAAGCGTTTGCTGATGCTGCCCCTGAACACCACGCTTACCGCAGAAGACGTGGACTATATCTGCGATTGCATCGAGCAATTTTACGACAGTAAAACCACGCAACACGCCGCTTAA
- a CDS encoding sugar transferase, with the protein MKRLLDIWLSAIGIVALGLPLAAIALWIKLDSRGPLLYRGERVGRHGRRFRIAKFRTMVVDADQIGGSSTADDDPRITRAGHWLRRLKLDELPQLFNVFMGTMSFVGPRPQVQWAVDLYSEAERDLLSVRPGITDYASLAFRNEGEILRGSSDPDADYLKLIAPRKNRLALEYVHRHNVITDLKVITATVLAIAGVDPLWCQSPDGKVIIKQFEQEQQQRQQPQRAAA; encoded by the coding sequence ATGAAAAGGCTGCTTGATATTTGGCTAAGCGCCATCGGTATTGTCGCGTTAGGTTTGCCGCTGGCGGCAATTGCATTGTGGATCAAGTTGGATTCCCGCGGGCCGCTGTTGTACCGGGGGGAGCGGGTGGGACGGCACGGTCGTCGTTTTCGCATCGCCAAATTTCGCACAATGGTCGTTGATGCGGATCAGATCGGAGGCAGTTCGACAGCTGACGACGACCCTCGGATTACCAGGGCGGGGCACTGGCTGCGTCGCTTGAAGCTGGATGAGCTGCCACAATTGTTTAATGTGTTTATGGGGACAATGAGTTTTGTGGGGCCTCGCCCCCAAGTCCAGTGGGCGGTTGATCTTTACAGCGAAGCCGAGCGTGATTTACTCTCGGTGCGTCCAGGAATCACCGATTACGCATCGTTGGCGTTTCGCAATGAAGGCGAAATCTTGCGTGGTAGTTCGGATCCAGACGCCGATTACCTCAAGCTGATCGCCCCGCGAAAAAATCGTCTGGCGTTGGAATACGTTCATCGCCATAATGTGATCACGGACTTGAAAGTGATCACGGCAACGGTGCTGGCGATTGCCGGAGTGGACCCGCTGTGGTGTCAATCGCCAGACGGGAAAGTCATCATTAAACAGTTCGAACAAGAACAGCAACAACGGCAGCAGCCGCAACGCGCCGCTGCTTGA